CAGATGATCTCATCGTCAATAAAAAAATACGTTTTCTTCGCGCGGAAACTATGATCGAATAAAGACCGGTCTGCATCCGGGAACACATCATCCCTCAGGTCCAGTGCAAAAAGACCGTTGAGTCCTTGTTTGAGCCCGCTGGCTATCACGCTCTCTGAAAAATTCCGGTGCTTGCCTTCCACATATTTCTGATCGGCCTGAGGATCGTACAACATTTTATCTGCCGGCAGCTTCTTGGTAGTAGCTCCTGGCAGCATCGACCAGTCGAACCCCTCGTTCAGCGCCATCCCCATGCTATCAAAACCTTCTTTCTCGTCACCCTGGGCAGTTATCAGCATTCCGTGACTCAGATAGCGGCCCATATTGTTTTCGCCTTTTCCGCCTTCATAGTCCCATATATATTTGTTATAGCCTTTTACGGTAGCAAAGGCATTACCGCGCCGGTAGGTCAGTAAACCGGAGTAAGGCATTACCGTTACGCCATCTGCAGGTATCTGCCGGGCAGCTCCCATTTTACGATGCAACCGCACCATCAGGTTAAGCGTACCATAGGTGCCGGAATAGGTGAGCGCCGGCAGCAACATTTTATTGATCTCGTCTGGTTTTGCAATTGCATAAATGTAATTATACAATGCCGCCAGTTCGGGATCGCGGATGCTGTCGCCGCTCATGCTCATATAGGCAAAGGCCGGCATACTATTTCCATCAATGGAACTGTTGTTCAGCGGAAAGCGGCCACTCACCCCATAATGGATCTGCACGCCATAGGCAATCGCTGCCTGTTGTTTTAAGGCAGCCGTAAGGTTACGGGTAGATGCCGCATCCATAGCATAAGATGTACCATCCAGCAGCCAGTGGATCAATGCCATTGTATTTACGGCATTGGTACCGTATGCGTTCAGGTAGGTGCCACGGTGATGATAAATCGAATAATCCGGTTTAAAGGTATCGCTGTATCCCGGTGCAAAGCCTGCCACATAATTCATATACGCCTTAAACTGCTGCAATAGTTGTTGCTTCGGTGCATCATTCTCCATCAGCAGGATGGTGATCAGCTTTACCATAGCGCCACCCCGTACCTTGTCGGAATTTTCGCCCCGGGTGGCATCCAGTTCCAGCAAGCCTCCCATACGGGTATGCCAGATGAGCATGTTTACCTGCGGCATTAATTTATTTTGTGTTTTTAGTTCATCCCGCATCAGGAAAATGGCCGTGGCGATTGGTGTAAGCCGGATTACATGATCCACTGTACCGATGGCACTTCCCGCCGCCCAGCCCTGGTCCAGGAAATAATCCAGTGCATTCAGCAGCTGCTCTTTCGATTGCTCCGTTCCGTTTAACCGGTAATCGGCCGCCAGCGGGAACAACAGGTTCTGCGCCACGTTGTCAAATACCTGTCCTTCCGGTGCGGGATGCTCATCCCGTATGGCAAATAGCGGAACGCCGTTTACCGCACCGTTCACCCGTTTTATTTTGAGCTGATCATAAAGATTCCGGGCGGCTTTTAATTTCCCCTGCAGCAGCGTTTCAATACCTGTATTCCGCTCCTTCCAGTCGGTGGTCTGGTCCCCAAGGATCAGGAACTCCAGTCGGGCCGCAATTTTTTGGCTTGTCTCCGCCAGGGCGGCTTTATCTGCTTTCTGCCTGAAGAGCGCCTCCTGAAAAGCCCGGTAGGGTTTCAGGATCTCATATCCGTCTGCAGAACGCAGGTTGCGTTTTTTATTTTCAAACTGAACATCGGAGCTGCGTTTATTGGACACAAAGCGGAGCAGGGTCAGGTGATCTATAAACAGTTTACTTTCCTGTTGAGGTACATTTTTGGGAATAACGACCAGGGCCTGCAGGTCATCGCTGCCTTTATAATCCGGCACTTTGGCATCTTCATCGAAACAAACCCATACCGTTCGCCAGCCGGTAAAATCCATATTTACTGTAAAACGATATTTGGGCGACTGACGTGCCGCTTCCTGGCTGCTCCCCGCCTGAAAAACGAGCTGTCCCTTTACCGGCTGCTCCTGGTACAGCCAGACCTTCATACCTCCGAAGCGGTCCTTCGGATAGAACGAAGGTTCATAAATTTCCGGGATCCCGCCGGAATAAAATGCTCCGGCTTCCTTCAATCCTTTAAGGCCGGTAATTTCCAGCGATGCATTTCTTCCCCAGGTCCAGCAAAGTGAACGCCCTCCTTCTTTGTAATGCGCCGTTGAAAAAGACAAACGGCTGTTTTGGGCCTTCCATCCCTCCTGTTCAATACCAGTTTCAAAACCATATTGCCCCGTGATGACCTTTGTAGCTGCCGTTTCTTTGGGTTGTGCCTGCAACGGTCCGTAAGCGGATACCGCTATCAGTAAAGCAAAAACCGTTTTTATATTTTTATTCATATAACCCGATTGAAAAATTCCGATTCCTGCCAAAGCCGGCAGGGATATTTATTACCTGTTTTTTTATGTGTACGTTCAACGCCAATGAGGCCATGTTACTTTTTTGCCGTATCACCCTGAGTTTTGATTTACATTGCAAAAACAATAGAGCTATGACAATACCGGCTTATAGTCCTCATGAACTTGTTTCAGCATCTGAGGGAATCATAACACAGATGCCGAAACAAGTTGCCAATGACAGATTGTATTGTTTATTGAAAATCAATTATAGTTTCGTCATGCCGAGCGCATCCCACAATAGCGGGAGTAGTAGAGGCTTCTCTGTGATACCGGATTGCCTGACAATGAAGAGACCTTTCGGCTTCGCTCAAGGTGACGAATGGGTATTTTGTCATTGCCTCATCGATTTATGCTCACAAATAAAGAACTCGGCATGACAAAAGAAAGATCGATTATTCTCAAAACAATAGTATATCTGTCATTGGCAGCTATGTGATCCTGTTCCGGTGTATCGGAATACTTTGGGTTCTATTCCTGCATACCTGTCTTTTGAAACCCCTTCCTGCCGAACAACGCTGATCGAGCCCTATTGATCACTTATTAAAAATAGCCTCCGCTTCCACATCGTTATAGTTGCGGATCTGTTCCAGCAATTCTTTTTTAAGCGAGGCCACCACAGGCGCCATCGCCGGATCATCATACACGTTCTTCAACTCGTGCGGATCCTGCTGCAGGTCGAATAACTCCCAGCTTTCTACCTTATCATAGAAACGGATCAGTTTATACCGCTTCGTTTTAATACCAAAATGCGGCGATACGGCATGTTCCCCATTCTCATAATAGTGATAATAAAGCGCATTGCGGGAAGCATATTTTTTATTTTTCAGCAATGGTAAAAAGGAAATACCCTGCATGCGTTCCGGAACACGGGCACCGGCCATTTCAACAAACGTAGGTGCCAGGTCGATATTCATTACATAATCGTTGATCACCCGCCTTGGTTTGATCACGCCCGGATACCGCATTACCATGGGCGTGCGGAAGGATTCTTCGTACATAAACCGCTTATCAAACCATCCATGCTCGCCCATATAAAAGCCTTGGTCCGACATATAAATTACCAGGGTATTCTTCGACAAACCATTCTTGTCCAGGAAATCCAGGGTCTTGCTGATATTCCGGTCGAGCGATGCCGCTGTTGCAAGATAATCTTTCATGTAACGCTGGTATTTCCATTCAGTGAGCGCCTTTCCTTTCGGTGCCTTGGCATCCAGGTCGGCTTTCACCCTGGCATAATAGGCAAACCATTTTTGCTTTTGCTCTTTTGTCATCCGTTTTACACTGTTTTCTATCGCCAGTGAATCGCCGGGTTCATATATTTTCAGATCATGCATCATGCGCATGGTTTTGGCAATGGTCATGTCCTGTACAGCAGCCGCTTTCCTAGTGCTATAGTCATCATAAAAATCTTCCGGCAAGGGAAAGTCAATATTGTCATAACAGCCCAGGTCTTCCAGCGCCGGCATCCAGGTACGATGTGTGGCTTTATGCCCGATCACCAGGCAAAAAGGTTTGGAAGCATCCCGGTGTTCCAGCCAGTCTTCTGCCACATCGGTGATCACATCGGTCACATAACCGTTGTACCGGCGGGTCTTATTGCCGGTTTGGATAAAATCCGGGTTATAATACTGTCCCTGTCCGGGCAGGATGCTGTAATAATCCAATCCCTGGGGAATACTGTCGCCCAGGTGCATTTTACCGATCCAGGCGGTTTGATATCCTGCACCCTGCAATATCTTGGCAAAACTGCCCTGGTTGAAATTAAAGTTAAAATTCACATTGTCTTTAAAACCGTTAACATGACTATAGGTGCCGGTAAGAATGCTGGCCCGGCTGGGTCCGCAAAGGGAATTGGTTACATAGGCGTTGCTGAACAGTGCACCTTCCTTTGCCAGCCGGTCAATACCCGGTGTTTGGATCTGTTTATTGCCATAGGCACTGATGGCCTGGAACGCATGATCATCGGAAATGATCAATACGATATTCGGACGCTGGGCATGCATGGTACCGGCAACCAGTACCATCAACAAGGCTATCATT
The sequence above is a segment of the Niabella agricola genome. Coding sequences within it:
- a CDS encoding chondroitinase family polysaccharide lyase, giving the protein MNKNIKTVFALLIAVSAYGPLQAQPKETAATKVITGQYGFETGIEQEGWKAQNSRLSFSTAHYKEGGRSLCWTWGRNASLEITGLKGLKEAGAFYSGGIPEIYEPSFYPKDRFGGMKVWLYQEQPVKGQLVFQAGSSQEAARQSPKYRFTVNMDFTGWRTVWVCFDEDAKVPDYKGSDDLQALVVIPKNVPQQESKLFIDHLTLLRFVSNKRSSDVQFENKKRNLRSADGYEILKPYRAFQEALFRQKADKAALAETSQKIAARLEFLILGDQTTDWKERNTGIETLLQGKLKAARNLYDQLKIKRVNGAVNGVPLFAIRDEHPAPEGQVFDNVAQNLLFPLAADYRLNGTEQSKEQLLNALDYFLDQGWAAGSAIGTVDHVIRLTPIATAIFLMRDELKTQNKLMPQVNMLIWHTRMGGLLELDATRGENSDKVRGGAMVKLITILLMENDAPKQQLLQQFKAYMNYVAGFAPGYSDTFKPDYSIYHHRGTYLNAYGTNAVNTMALIHWLLDGTSYAMDAASTRNLTAALKQQAAIAYGVQIHYGVSGRFPLNNSSIDGNSMPAFAYMSMSGDSIRDPELAALYNYIYAIAKPDEINKMLLPALTYSGTYGTLNLMVRLHRKMGAARQIPADGVTVMPYSGLLTYRRGNAFATVKGYNKYIWDYEGGKGENNMGRYLSHGMLITAQGDEKEGFDSMGMALNEGFDWSMLPGATTKKLPADKMLYDPQADQKYVEGKHRNFSESVIASGLKQGLNGLFALDLRDDVFPDADRSLFDHSFRAKKTYFFIDDEIICLGSNISNKDHRYATVTTLFQYRAGDKHLNYFNGKVITSQPVQTADGGYFTDQNGLHYIIPKGQRASWVQGTQQSYQWKNASYTPIEGTYLKAWLDHGAQPVAGGYEYEILLHGQEPERYLQTKTYTVLQKDHAAHSIRHKASGITAYAVFEPNGLLKGGLLLKTDAPLLVQVKETNSRLLLTVAGPDIGQSRWNHNMSHMPDSITNAWAKGRVITLTLKGAWYGTEPVSALVSSTVKNGNTILSVFCKDGESIDLPLQHRGAGTAEEE
- a CDS encoding sulfatase family protein, yielding MKRLSMLTRMKEKIMIALLMVLVAGTMHAQRPNIVLIISDDHAFQAISAYGNKQIQTPGIDRLAKEGALFSNAYVTNSLCGPSRASILTGTYSHVNGFKDNVNFNFNFNQGSFAKILQGAGYQTAWIGKMHLGDSIPQGLDYYSILPGQGQYYNPDFIQTGNKTRRYNGYVTDVITDVAEDWLEHRDASKPFCLVIGHKATHRTWMPALEDLGCYDNIDFPLPEDFYDDYSTRKAAAVQDMTIAKTMRMMHDLKIYEPGDSLAIENSVKRMTKEQKQKWFAYYARVKADLDAKAPKGKALTEWKYQRYMKDYLATAASLDRNISKTLDFLDKNGLSKNTLVIYMSDQGFYMGEHGWFDKRFMYEESFRTPMVMRYPGVIKPRRVINDYVMNIDLAPTFVEMAGARVPERMQGISFLPLLKNKKYASRNALYYHYYENGEHAVSPHFGIKTKRYKLIRFYDKVESWELFDLQQDPHELKNVYDDPAMAPVVASLKKELLEQIRNYNDVEAEAIFNK